The Pristiophorus japonicus isolate sPriJap1 chromosome 13, sPriJap1.hap1, whole genome shotgun sequence genome contains the following window.
CTCGGCAAGGAGTACCCAAAGGGAGCAGACTACTTCAGAGATCGTCTTAAGAAGGCTTTCTTGAAAAACAAAGATGTTACGGATCCTGAGCAAATCAAGGAACTAATAGCTCGGGGGCAGTTTGTGATAAAGGAACTGGAGGCTTTGTATTATCTTAGGAAATACAGAGCTATGAAACAACGTTATTATGAGGAGAATAATGAATGACCTTATGGTGGGAACAACATTAACACCTCTTAATTTTAGACATGCAGAATGCATCTTTGCTCAATTAATGTGATTCTATGATCCAGTGGCCATATTGCCAGCACCTACCTGTGCTTCTCAAAtatattatgttcttatttaaatctGCTAATTAAGAATGGTGCTTTTAAAAGCCCAATGGTGC
Protein-coding sequences here:
- the LOC139278033 gene encoding electron transfer flavoprotein regulatory factor 1-like isoform X1; the protein is MGPLHYLLCTTLPAGLPFPSWLWILLMRNRWNMANPLRSEVVKLYKNLLYLGKEYPKGADYFRDRLKKAFLKNKDVTDPEQIKELIARGQFVIKELEALYYLRKYRAMKQRYYEENNE
- the LOC139278033 gene encoding electron transfer flavoprotein regulatory factor 1-like isoform X2, with the translated sequence MNSQGGDGVAHEHKGREPEDRFKVIGRRTKSEMRGWWRRIQSWLSELLYLGKEYPKGADYFRDRLKKAFLKNKDVTDPEQIKELIARGQFVIKELEALYYLRKYRAMKQRYYEENNE